The sequence CCGCAACTGCTAGATCCAACTCCCATTCTACGCGTGTCATTTTCCCTGCAACTACTTCGGGAGTAGCGGCTGTTTCGACAAGTTCCATCACGGCATGGAAGTCTACATCATAGCCAGGAGCAATGTAATTTGGCACTGGAATTGTCTTAATTCGATAAATTCCTTCGTCTGGTGGCAAAAGTTCCAAGCCGACTTTGGGTTCTACTTCGTAACCAAACGAACCGATCCGACCAATCGTCAAAGCGTATGCGTTTTCCTGAACCGATTCTACTTTCATTGGCTGAGCGCAGCGACAAAACCAGCCTTGGTGAGCATCAAGGTAATTGGCAACGGCATCAGCAGGGGCATACATTTCCATGCAGTCCGTAAACCTTCCATGGAAGCGTGTTGGTGCAGTATGTGAATAGTCACTTTCTGCTAGCGTTGTGGGTGCATCCCAATGCACTTGTCCATTTCTAGTAGATTTATATTCACTATTGCTCGACAGCATAAACGCATCCTTTATAATTTGACTTATCTATTTAGGATTCCCAAGTCAGTCTTAGAGTTTCTCTGCCATTGTGCAGCTTATATCAAGGTTTATCAAATCTACAATTGAGATTGAGAGTTAGTTAAACTCACCTGAGAATTTGTTCGTTTATTCAGCATAAGCTTTAAAATGAAAGCATTTGTAGCAGGGGCAACAGGCGAGACAGGTCGCAGAATTGTCCAAGAGTTAGTCCAAAGAAACATTCCTGTACGCGCTTTGGTTCGGAATATCGATTCAGCCAAAGCAATTTTACCCGCTGAAGCTGAGTTGGTTGTCGGTGATGTATTGCAGCCAGATACTCTCCGTGCTGCGATAGGAGACAGCACTGTATTACTCTGTGCAACGGGAGCTAAACCAAGTTTTGACCCCACAGGACCTTACAAAGTAGACTACGAAGGAACAAAGAATTTAGTTGATATTGCTAAGACCAAAGGCATAGAGCATTTTGTTTTTGTTTCTTCTTTATGTACTTCTCAACTGTTTCATCCGCTGAATTTGTTTTGGTTGATCTTAGTGTGGAAAAAGCAGGCGGAGGAGTATCTACAAAAAAGTGGTCTTACCTATACTATCGTCCGACCAGGCGGTTTGAAAAATGACGACAACTCTAATCCTGTAGTTATGTCGGCTGCGGATACGCTATTTGATGGTAGTATTCCGCGCACCAAAGTCGCACAGGTATGCGTTGAGGCGTTATTTAATCCTGAATCAAGAAATAAAATTGTGGAAATTGTCGCTAAGCCAGAAGCATCAGCAAAAAGCTTTCAAGAACTGTTTGCGAGTGTAGGCTGAAGCGATCGCGTGAAATTTGAGGAACATTGAGCCAGCAAGCTTCCTCTGAATGTAATGTAAGGGCAGCTTTTACTGCCCTACAATTTCTTTGTGTTGATTTTTCGTGCAAATGCGTAAGTCTTGGAAACGTTTGATTGCCAGCAGTACGGCGGTTTTAGCGCTAGCCTATTTAGTACATCATCGACAGCCAGGAGCGAGGCGATCGCCTCATTTTGATTCCACAGTAGGTTATCTTCCACCATTAGTCATGGACGGTGGCGATCCCTACATTCGTGCTTTAATGCGTACAATATCGGCAA is a genomic window of Chroogloeocystis siderophila 5.2 s.c.1 containing:
- a CDS encoding NAD(P)H-binding protein, coding for MKAFVAGATGETGRRIVQELVQRNIPVRALVRNIDSAKAILPAEAELVVGDVLQPDTLRAAIGDSTVLLCATGAKPSFDPTGPYKVDYEGTKNLVDIAKTKGIEHFVFVSSLCTSQLFHPLNLFWLILVWKKQAEEYLQKSGLTYTIVRPGGLKNDDNSNPVVMSAADTLFDGSIPRTKVAQVCVEALFNPESRNKIVEIVAKPEASAKSFQELFASVG
- a CDS encoding DUF1997 domain-containing protein, with protein sequence MLSSNSEYKSTRNGQVHWDAPTTLAESDYSHTAPTRFHGRFTDCMEMYAPADAVANYLDAHQGWFCRCAQPMKVESVQENAYALTIGRIGSFGYEVEPKVGLELLPPDEGIYRIKTIPVPNYIAPGYDVDFHAVMELVETAATPEVVAGKMTRVEWELDLAVAVHFPKFIQRLPKSLVQNTGDRLLNSIVKQVSRRLTHKVQEDFHKSLGLPIPTKSKRAS